Part of the Engraulis encrasicolus isolate BLACKSEA-1 chromosome 23, IST_EnEncr_1.0, whole genome shotgun sequence genome is shown below.
TCATTCATCACGCTTGCCTTACTTCATTTCACATAGTCTTTTCCTACTCTAGCtcaattcctcctcctcctcctcctcctcctcctcctccttcttcttcttcttcttcttcttcttcttcttcttcttcttcttcttcttcttcttcttcttcttcttcttcttcttcttcattcatGATCATGTGTAATATGTGGGTCTCCGTGTGGGTAATGTATGGGTCTccacatgtgtttctgtgttggtCTCTGGTGTTTGGTTCTGGATGTAGATCTGCTGTAAACTCTCTCACTCAGACATGCATGCAGCTTTTCCTCCCTCACTTCCCATTGTCCCTCCATACCCATGTGCACAGGAAGCCTCTCTTCTTCAAATGCATGtgaccacgtacacacacacacacagagatgaagcTGATAGAAGTCAGGAAATCAGAACCATCCACCATCCTATTTTCAGGAGCAACACCAGCTCCATGCCAGCTGCACAGAAACGCCTCCAATACAGCCAAGTAACACAGAATAGAAcgcagagaaaaggagaaagagagcaagtaGAAACACAGCAGTGTAGGGAAACTGAAATAAAGGTTTGAGCCTCTAACAAACGAACGGAAGAACCTGGTTAATGAAAGACGCTTCTGTCTCAGGTATAAAGTGATGCAAgatttaggacacacacacacacacacacacacacacattgtacagtctacagtaggcctacctataatTACATCATTCATTCATACTGTCCTGCTTCATATAATTCCTGGTGTCATTTGAAGGATGCATATGACcagtttaaccctcaagcgaccggcctgtttttgcgactaatctgaccgagcggggtcatttatgaccccaaggagtttatatagaaatatcaCTATATAAATTCATTTTATACAAAATACAAACAtcaaaacatcaaaatacaaaaaacatccaatacattttttcttctctcatcatcagtaatcaactgagaaagcttcatggtgatatctatcatttacattttttagcatattcacctgtagtagtcttaccttaaTAATACAATATatgtatgctaattatggaaattactcaaagtgaaactttgggaagcCAACCTAAATtttatccattaggcccatagatatttctgcaataaaactttagggtactcaacatttctggtttcatgaaatcacgagatcagagaatatggtaatttacatagataaaaccatgtctcaaatatatatataagctTATgtccgggcccttttcagatcccagtccagccctgcatataagcgtatgcacactcaaaatttctctgaaacttttttctggacattgtagctgtggaaaggtgtcttccatatgtattagagcaaatagatgattcaactgatgcttgagCCTTTGTACAGACATAttataaggaaaattctaaaaacggcattgatttctacacttaggacttgtttcctccctttttgttcatcaggatgactttcatttcatattcttatcatgtgtctaggaccactgtgccatgatatcaaaaaatatggagcaataatagAGGatatgctacctgggtgccctcccAATATGCTTGATTGGCTATCgtaggggtgccctatttattaatataatatattatattttaatactgtaaatgtttatattatacaTACTTTAGGTCTGTTGACCATGGCcagccccaagacacaaaataaaaAACTAGAGTTTGACAATTACAACAAAAATGgaaattataatgttgagtatctcatggctcctctcggggtcataaataaACTCTACAGCTCTCAAATCAATATACAAATAGAGGGATTAAAAAAACACCTTACGCAACACAGGGCCTCAAAAAGCAGAGGAGTTGGTGGCTGTGTGCTGCAGAGCTTTGTCCATTCTAGAGAGATCGCCAACATGCGCGCCCTCACGACAGCCACTGCCATCTTGGCTCTTTTGGCCCTCACTGGAGCAGATCCTGATTGTGAATCGTTGATCAAGCCTCTGGATATGAAAGAGGCACTGGTGAGTGCTGCAAAGACATTCACATAGGctaaacatacagagagagagagagacagagactgaaaaAGTCACCTGAACTCTACCTTATTGCTATGTAAcagaagtgggagagagaataTTATTTTGCTGTGATACCAATAGCCACACACAGGCTGGTAGACAGACAGTGTGTTGTACATTCTCTTCTTCAACAGGGCATGGGGAAGTGGTCGTTTCTGGCTGGCTTTGCCGACAATGAGTTGGTTGCCAGCATGCTGAAATCCGGAAACAGTTCCTATGTGACTCTGACTCCCAAAGAACAGCCAGACACGTTCCTTATGCATCGGGGATTTATGTTGTAAGTGTTtccaaaaatgattaaaaaaatattcaATCATAAAACAATGAGAACTTATGACACTGATGAAACTGGTATTTTGTTATCCCCCCTGGCAGTAAAGGGAGATGTGAATTTACCACAATGAATGGTACACTCAAAGACAATGGCCTACACTGGACAGGTAAGTAATATGTTGGAAAATACAGTGACTGGCTATGGACCATTGTtcacaagcagtgtgtgtgtgtgtgtgcgtgcgtgcgagcgtgcgtgtgtgggtggctgtACCATGACAATATTAAAGATACAACAATATCTTCTGATATCAATAATCCGCTGATGCTTTGATATTTGGATTTTGACAGAAAAGTTCCAAGGAGAGCCGATGGTTATTGTGATTGAAAATCTGCCCAGCTCCAACCCTGACTATATTGTGTTTCAATCAAAAGGACTGAATGTAACAGCATTGTACCTTTTAGGTAAGATTCCCCTGTCAtctactgtaaccaataccctgaaaacaACTCTATGTCTCTTTGGAGGAAAGCGTCAGCGAAGATCCATGTAATAAAATATCTAGACATTTTGTTTCAGAGACTGGACACATTACAAGGCTATGAGATATTTCCATAGACTTTAtaatgaatggacaaagcatatGTGACGTCACCTATAGACTTCTGTAGATCCAAACTCAAGCcagtggtgcatttctcaaagctgtagttgctaactatgttggctAATTTGTTGTTTGCAAAGCAATTTAGTAttagcaactaccgaagttgctaactgactagcAGCTATgattttgagaaacacaccccagtttTGAACCGCAACTGCTATTTTAGTTAAGCCAAGCATAAATTCACCTGCTCACATCTAGTTCCAAATATGGGTAAGATTTTCTATTAGACGCCCAAAATTACGGAAGAACAGAGGTCacatggaggagaaaaaaaagataaaatgtaTGTACTGGGGACAAACACTTGAGTTTGTTTTGCGAGATCTcgaatttctttaaaaaaaaaacaaaaaaaaaaacatgggggtttctgaacataggggcccacgaggaggcTGAGCTCACTGCAtggagccagggctggactggccatctggtggACCCTGCCTTCTCACGGGCCCCTATGTTCAGAAATAATTTTAGAAACTCGAGATCTCGCAAAAAAACTTGAGATCTCATTAGTCTTTGTCTCCAGTACatacattttctcttttttccctctgtgtCACCTCTGGGCTTCGGTAAAAAATAACTGGAATCAAGTCaacttttttgaaaatgtatttgtcACTCCCTCAAAGATTCATTCGACATGTGTCCCCTATATGTGCTTTTTGCCCATCTTGTATTAAATAAGAAGCTGGATGGAAGACCAATTGTAATAGTCCTAGTCCTAACATCCTAAAGAAATGTTAGCCTTCAATGTGTGATGTGCAGCTCACCATGTTGTcttaaatgttgacattttgaaatattgGCCTATACACTTACACGGTGTATAACTTGATCCCTTATGTCTGCAACAGGGCGCTCAGCTACGATTTCAGACACAATGCTGCAAGCATTCCAGAAACAAGCAGAGTGCATGGGCTTCTCTGGACCTCCACACTTCACCTATGATGGTGTTACAGGTAAGCAATGACAACACTACTCCAGTCCTGCACCTTAGAGGCCATTTATACATACAGTTCCGGTGCATTTCCAAACTGGAAGACCTTTCCCTTCATTTTCGCCTTTACGTGTAGTTTACATAAAAACGGACGTTTTTCCTCTGTAATACGAATCTTCCTGAAAACCGTGCTCAGGCTTAACTTATCTATGACAGCTCTCCGTTGCATATTTAAGCGGATTTGGCGATGGTATGAACGAAGATATTTTGGTAAAGGTagcaaaaaaaatccttgttGATCAAAATACCCGGGCATGTATAAACAGTTTCTCAGCTGTTAAAAGACTGAGCATTACTAAAACAACAGTATAAAAAAGTACACAGCAAAAACTGGAGGGTTGAATCAACTCCCACAGAGTCAATTTTAACCCTTTTTGCGGGTTTATATGAGTCCACACTCTAAAGAGTTAAATTAACATTTTCAATATAGTTAATATTTAACACTGTGCCAAGAGTTACTTTTTAACTCCCTAAACTGGGTTAAAGTAACACTATATTGAGTTACATTGAAACTTTATCAGAGTTCATTTTTCACTCCCTAAACTGGGTTAACTTAACActgcattgaattacattaacACTATATCAGAGTTCCTTTTCAACTCCCTACATAaggttaaattaacactatatCGATATACATTAACACTATGTCAGAGTTCCTTTTTAACTCCTTAAACtgggttaaattaacactatttcGATTTACAATAACACTAAATCAGAGCTCCTTTTAACTTCCTAAACTGGGTTGAATCGACACAACATACTTTAAAAATCggacaataaaaccattaaaatgACAATAATTAATTCCAAGAAAAATGCGTCttcaaaaacacaatttattttttccccaaTGCATTCAGTTAAAACATGAGGGTATAAATGTACAAACTTCCATCTGCTTACCATTTATTTTAAGAATTGTTGACTAATGCATTAATtaagatcaatttaaaaaacaaaatacaagaatgcataatatttcagatctattttttattgctgaacaatgaaggtaattaacaatacatttcataatatACTATACAGATGCAAATCAATTTACATTTGAATTTACATGCGTCTTTGTATCCTCTTTGCAAAgatgggttatcagcaagactgatcactcatgactgaaaagactcaactacatcatagcaacattgctatgaccttaccaagagccttaagtaacaggttaaaactcggtggtgacagtaaaggctctgttaaaaggggttaaaggaaatggttcagttttaccaatgtaccatttgatttcagtgacactgtagaattatagaatttcaaaaaattagtttcaccttaccttttgtatagcacactgtaaaacagcacattaaaatgtttaaagggacactgtgcaggaaatagtcaaaaaaggtactgcaactatgctgctcattgaaaatgggttgcctattgccaaatttgatatttacatgaacgtttactaagtaataaacaaatattttctagtatggtccaagtacagtcatttttgcagctaaaaatgactgtttatggaaattcaaaatggcggaccatggagaagatcccccttttcatgtatgaaaaatgcattttttttcagtcataatgaatacttagaatttgatagtggtggtaaatattcatgaaaagggtaacattattgaatgggtagcatgaattctggaaataaacaacaaaaaatctcacacagtgtccctttaacccctttgcgaagagcccatgtgctttgcacagagaatatgttgcttttttagctatgagtaaacaggcccgccagcaggtccatctgcacaaacaggcttctcaccgtacttttggttaattacaaaatttacagtgcatccataactgcgctaacagagtggagtgaactttttgtccccaggttgaaatttgtcttgggctctatagtcactacattccatacagtacttacataaccatcatataacagaacataaataaaaaagaacattggaaaaacatataaaacaacaaaatagaaaacatcaaagtgtgcactgcatgtccATGGCATGTCTATCCGCCATTAACAGACAAGGGTGGTTATccgaataatacatttcaaacacagcatgtattcagtccaaaagaactgacagggatgtcgcaacaTTAAGACTGACAGTTTGTACAGGACCTTGTagtagctggcttgtagatactcaaggttcacgtagtagatgatctcccaaaagcacggtgaagcagcaggttgcatatccctcatggcggctcttggcatctcaccacaagtcttgaaaaagcaaaacaaaagaaaagtgtaaatgattaggccaagacatccatctcagtcatcataaatatggtttaggtaaattatgaaaaatatatataaaatgttatttctgacttgactgcatgtgcattttgggtGCTATACGCTATTTCTGTTTTACATGTTAACAGATCATGCACTCATTAGAATGAGATGAcggacagggctggaaaaaagaggctgttgggtccagtagtagtgagaacaatataattagatgttgaaactagtagggattttcctttaaggtagtgtgtgtttatctgtgtgtggtgtagagtggagtgtgcatgcgcatgttttgtacgtgtgtgtgtgtgcgcgcgcgcgcgtgcacgcatgggctgttgggctgcatgacaaaaaagatcttacttcctacatcctgatgtttgaggactcctcagataagtagtgtcgcagacccagcagagcagaagtcctcttctttcatttgtgtcctacagcagaaaaagaatgaataactataagtaatagtaattgggattttactgtgaaatatatagtacaactggcacccatgtttacaataactggatcatacactcacacttcagtgctgggttcttccctcgatgcagacagcttcatacacattaagcggttttggtgccaggtcatcacgtccatcgtggaacgactccgtgcctaccggaatgactctgtgcctaccggtgcccaaagaggaagacaaaaagaaagacaacaagtttgagagtttggcagacaaatagacagaacatacagtaaaccgttgcaaaattgtctgaagtgacaccagacagtaggcattccatacacattcacagaatcaaagaacaatatcaggccagctctcattgtgtgtgtgtgtgtgtgtgtgtgtgtgtgtgtgtgtgtgtgtgtgtgtgtgtgtgtgtgtgtgtgtgtgtgtgtgtgtgtgtgtgtgtgtgtgtgcattaacgcctgctgttgtgcattgatataaaaaacttaCTGCATACATGccaatgatatccaagagcttcttgaataagtagtgtgaccgccgacccagctgagcagcattcttctccttttacttgtgtcctacagccaaaaaataagcagttattgtggttttattgttaaagtaataggcctacaatacatatgtattaagttcattatgtctaactgtttaacttaaacacttaggggtttccctctgatgaagacggaagtaacccgtcgaaacatgtcaggtaaaagataaaaacttttacatgtctcaaggcaaaagaaacccctaagtgtttaaggcctacaatacagttgacatacattCATCCTGAACTGcattgttgggtcctgacaagccagtggtagtgagaacaatataattggatgttgaaactagtggggatttgagtattgtaatagtaattgggattttactgggattttactgtgaaatatatagtacaactggcacccatggtTACAATAACTGGattatacactcacatttcagtactgggttcttccctcgatgcagacagcttcatacacattaagcggttttggtgccaggtcatcacgtctaTCGAGGAATGACTCcgtgcctaccggaatgactctgtgcctaccggtgccctaagaggaagacaaaaagaatgacaacaagtttgagaatttgacagacaaaaagacagaacatacagtaaatcgttgcaaaattgtctgaagtgacaccagacagtaggcattccatgcatattcacagaatcaaagaacaatatcaggccagctctcattgtgtgtgtgtgtgtgtgtgtgtgtgtgtgtgtgtgtgtgtgtgtgtgtgtgtgtgtgtgtgtgtgtgtgcgcgtgtgtgtgcattaacgcctgctgttgtgttgtgcattgatataaaaaacttacttcatagatgctgatgatatccaagagcttcaccgacccagctgagcagcattcttctccttttacttgtgtcctacagccaaaaaataaacagttattgtgattttattgtttaagtaataggcctacaatatagttgacacatttgtcctgaactcagtcaattacatctctcagacaatccaaatcggttttcataggtttacttcttcagtgacttagttccagcttcctacacatccagctgtcttggtaacagaTCAGAGGAAAGACATCCATcttatccagagcagaagagatttatatatttttttaaagacaaaacgTTACAGGGCTTTccagacacaccttcaaaacatacaggcaaccttaactaaatgtatgaaaggcttttgtctcactactgtagtgcacacaacaactttacatatttcatttacattaataaaaatataaaccaaccagtcttcggaaatgctgcacatactacagagtacaatatcacacagtcacactagaactaaacggtctctggaactactacacacgcacgatttgcgGCTGATATCAGCTATCATGCATACTTATAGTAGCTGTTGCCTTATTGCCTATGCTCAagccacaactttctttaaaccagTAAACTTCCCTGTAgtgtcaacaaagcaacaaatccctgctcgtgaaagagagaaattggctaactataaccctccgcattaaagccttatgattttggaacacaacgacaggTGAATAAACCGTTTTCCACGCAGCCTTCATCCGCAATAATCAAACGCAGTAGACGAGCTACGACGCTAGCCAAGCAAGCAAAGCAGCACTAATAGCCTACGAGCCGAGATAAGAAACGTCCGTtgacacaaacaataaaccattgtcgctcgcgacaacattttcttgcaagcaagctgaccaagcacatgatgcgacttaccacaccgAACATACCAGAGTAATATTATGCGcgagctctccctctgtctttatcagagttcggacttgtgAAAGACACAAGTCGCAGTCCATCGACTTACGTAGAAAtaacatgacacttgtggtaACCGAAGACAGCTTGCGCGCCCCCCAAAACGAAAATGTGGCTAGACATAGTCAGCTAATTTATCAGATTTGTGTCAGTTTAGCGTCCTGCATTAGGTATCGCCTGTGAAGTGGACACACTTTAGCCCAATCTATTACCTAAAAAGCATCCGCCCaacagccaaccatccgttatgagctctactaagcgaaatagcaaccaaatgaatcccagaagggATGACTTACAGTAGCTAACTAAAcaccgttgacagaacctggacgaaatactttacaatgtagcctacctttgtaaaattcattaaagcaagcatctatattcccaaatccaccacaggacagcaaaccgcagttcatttgctccccttaaaagactaGTTAATACCGTTTCCTCCTATTACTTGAAATGTGCCTTACtttccacaaacaggaactcacggctgacgcacATTTACACAGTGAAAAGCAATTTATGGAAAGTTTATAtacataaaaggcgcacacttaccgaaacaatgctttcataaGCCATCCGGTGTCctctcttctggacgttggtagccTACTGATAGCCGTTCTTCTGGCAATGGCGACCGGTAAAATTCGAAATTCAAATATCGTTGACAAGATAACTTAAGTTAACTCGGCTGAGACGCACTTCACATCTCTACAGAGTTGATTTGCTTGGGTTTGAATAACTCTGTTAAATAACTCCAACACTGAACACCATTTTAATCAGAATGtgttaaaatgacattttgaGAGTTGAAATCAACTCTGACATGTTTAACCCTGAAATTTCAACATTCCAGTTTTTGCTGTGTATTTATGCAGGTTATGACTCACAaacattattttatttactttGTTAGTATGGTTCACTTGAAAATAACGAGTGTATAACTGCTTTGTTTTCTGATTTCCATGTGAAGAACTTTGTGACCACGACCAGCACAAAGCAAAATGTGAGCCCCTTAAGAAGGCACAAGAAGTCACAGATGTCACACCGGTGagtcaaatgagagagagagagagagagagagagagagagagagagagagagagagagagagagagagggagagagagacccagagaccCATATGGAAATGATATTGATATAAAACTTACAAGATGGTTCATAGGCTATATGAACTATACAATTATTGGCTGGCACATCCTAACTGGCACTGCAACATGGCATTATACCAGagcattaacctttaagagtgtaccgtcacaccggtatgacgggaatgttcgggcagtgaaagttctatagaattctgggcgccattcaatacaatttggaattttagaatcttgcattgttatagaacgcattctttttatagaatgctcaaaaacccacactcttaaaggatagtagagtagagtagagtagagaaactttattgatccccagggggaaattcaggtgtcaagtagctacataaaaacaaacacagacacagacacagacacacacagacacacagacacacacacacatgccaagaggttccagatctgggccagctctggcatctcaggcagtccaatccccaataatgatgtccttcttagtgtccttctgtatactgttaaacagttgaatggcccaagggacaaaggacctccttagcctgtctgtcctgcaggtgaaagcacggagtctgtgactgaacagactcagttggttagtgaaggtggcgttaagggggtgatgctgattgtccataatagagtccagtctgctcagtgttctgctctcagctgttgaggtgagtgactgcagctccatgcc
Proteins encoded:
- the LOC134440541 gene encoding saxitoxin and tetrodotoxin-binding protein 1-like yields the protein MRALTTATAILALLALTGADPDCESLIKPLDMKEALGMGKWSFLAGFADNELVASMLKSGNSSYVTLTPKEQPDTFLMHRGFMFKGRCEFTTMNGTLKDNGLHWTEKFQGEPMVIVIENLPSSNPDYIVFQSKGLNVTALYLLGRSATISDTMLQAFQKQAECMGFSGPPHFTYDGVTELCDHDQHKAKCEPLKKAQEVTDVTPYMGKWVLLMEYSDNKKMIDILKNTTSYWMSWTPTHQKDTFTLSQGSMMNGTCELINSNANLHNIDGSSFVQSAMEFDGHEVNTKASFLNTGADTLVIRFEDQMAGQHINSVSLFSRTGKASAADVEAYLQYAECWGFTRDASFTYDGVAELCEKS